From the genome of Rhineura floridana isolate rRhiFlo1 chromosome 7, rRhiFlo1.hap2, whole genome shotgun sequence, one region includes:
- the NEUROG3 gene encoding neurogenin-3: MSPKTASSPASQGTSEGEPPYSGISDDDASFSSSSSPSLPAGSLPSSPSPCLLEAGDKAAHGGSTSASGCAKAAKGRRGRGKGKGEGLGPSKAKRSRRMKANDRERNRMHNLNSALDALRGVLPTFPDDAKLTKIETLRFAHNYIWALSETLRLADQSLAAVGPETGPCFQPLGGGPDGLAALSCQWGAATLAALYSPGSQEGSLSPTDSAGDGRPLRAPGGGPPCLRHTARTAFPDFV, translated from the coding sequence ATGTCTCCCAAGACGGCCTCTTCTCCAGCCTCGCAGGGGACCAGCGAGGGAGAGCCCCCCTACTCGGGCATCTCCGACGACGACGcctccttctcttcttcctcGTCTCCTTCGCTGCCCGCCGGCAGCCTGCCTTCCTCCCCGAGCCCTTGCCTGCTGGAGGCAGGCGACAAGGCGGCCCACGGCGGATCGACCTCCGCAAGCGGCTGCGCCAAGGCGGCGAAAGGCCGTCGGGGTCGCGGCAAAGGCAAGGGCGAGGGGCTAGGACCCAGCAAGGCGAAGCGAAGTCGGCGCATGAAGGCCAACGACCGGGAGCGGAATCGGATGCACAACCTGAACTCGGCGCTGGACGCCCTACGCGGCGTCTTGCCCACTTTCCCCGACGACGCCAAGCTGACAAAGATCGAGACGCTGCGCTTCGCCCACAACTACATCTGGGCGCTCTCCGAGACCCTCCGCCTGGCCGATCAGAGCCTCGCAGCCGTCGGCCCCGAGACGGGCCCCTGTTTCCAGCCGCTGGGCGGCGGCCCCGACGGCCTCGCCGCCTTGTCTTGCCAGTGGGGCGCCGCCACCCTCGCGGCGCTCTATTCGCCGGGCTCGCAAGAGGGCAGCCTCAGCCCGACGGACTCTGCGGGAGACGGACGCCCTTTACGGGCGCCCGGCGGAGGCCCTCCTTGTCTCAGGCACACGGCCCGGACGGCCTTCCCGGACT